One genomic region from Conexibacter woesei DSM 14684 encodes:
- a CDS encoding type IV toxin-antitoxin system AbiEi family antitoxin domain-containing protein has product MRVPSHSNLEFLRERFDGRPFRVSDAVAAGVSRTTLHRLRATGELATVGRGVVQLPDGGMGLLSELAVVSARAPRGTICLNSALAFWDLSDEIPEQVHVAVPRGMHRPSIDQPATRVHVFDARTFAIERQQAHTDADEPFWIYSPERSVIDAMRMARWVGRDTALHALRRYIAQPRSDAARLAELARELGGSAQLRPALEALLS; this is encoded by the coding sequence ATGCGCGTACCGTCGCACTCCAATCTCGAGTTTCTGCGGGAGCGCTTTGACGGCCGGCCATTCCGCGTGTCGGACGCCGTTGCCGCAGGCGTGAGCCGCACGACGTTGCACCGGCTGCGCGCGACGGGTGAGCTGGCTACCGTCGGCCGAGGGGTGGTGCAGTTGCCCGATGGCGGGATGGGCCTGCTGTCGGAGCTGGCGGTCGTGTCGGCGCGAGCGCCGCGCGGGACGATCTGCCTGAACTCGGCGCTAGCGTTCTGGGACCTGTCCGACGAGATCCCCGAGCAGGTGCATGTCGCGGTGCCGCGAGGGATGCATCGGCCATCGATCGACCAGCCTGCTACTCGTGTGCACGTCTTCGACGCTCGCACGTTCGCGATCGAGCGCCAGCAGGCGCACACCGACGCCGACGAGCCGTTCTGGATCTACTCGCCCGAGCGCTCAGTGATCGACGCGATGCGCATGGCACGCTGGGTCGGACGCGACACCGCGCTGCACGCGCTGCGCCGCTACATCGCGCAGCCCAGGTCCGACGCTGCCCGCCTTGCTGAGCTGGCGCGCGAACTCGGCGGCAGCGCCCAACTGCGACCGGCGTTGGAGGCGCTGCTCAGTTGA
- a CDS encoding nucleotidyl transferase AbiEii/AbiGii toxin family protein gives MTAQPPVDQAAAAAFKALRVKARAEHRGNTQPLLVVYAVESFLRRLAISDYADRMVLKGGMLMAANSIRRMTRDADLSTHGLPNDERRVHEAVTRICALEPDPHDGVVIDPSSIRTEVMREGDEYQSVRCKQLAILGRARIPFALDFSFGDPGQSTVIDLESAIDRPAVRLAAYPLTLNLAEKIVTAMQRRESSTRDRDFADLWVTSRRHRLDATELRQHILAVASHRQQPVIPMAEALAHMPDRQQPYAAMVARMSYQSPPPQRWSDLIVGVIGLVDPLLAATSESLSHWNPATLSWTTATR, from the coding sequence TTGACCGCGCAGCCGCCTGTCGACCAGGCCGCCGCAGCGGCCTTCAAGGCACTGCGGGTCAAAGCCCGAGCCGAGCACCGGGGCAACACCCAGCCGCTGCTGGTCGTCTACGCCGTCGAGTCCTTCTTGCGCCGCCTGGCGATCTCCGACTACGCGGATCGCATGGTCCTCAAGGGCGGGATGCTGATGGCCGCCAACAGCATCCGCCGCATGACCAGAGATGCCGACCTCTCGACCCACGGCCTGCCCAACGACGAGCGGCGGGTTCACGAAGCGGTCACACGCATCTGCGCGCTGGAGCCCGACCCACACGACGGCGTCGTGATCGACCCGTCCTCGATCCGGACCGAGGTCATGCGCGAAGGGGACGAGTATCAGAGCGTCCGCTGCAAGCAGCTCGCCATCCTCGGCCGAGCGAGGATCCCCTTCGCACTGGACTTCTCCTTCGGCGACCCGGGCCAATCGACCGTGATCGACCTGGAGTCGGCCATCGACCGCCCCGCCGTTCGGCTCGCTGCCTACCCGCTCACGCTCAACCTCGCCGAGAAGATCGTCACCGCCATGCAACGGCGCGAGTCCAGCACCCGCGACCGCGACTTCGCCGACCTCTGGGTCACCAGCCGCCGACACCGCCTCGACGCAACCGAGCTTCGCCAGCACATCCTCGCCGTCGCCTCCCACCGCCAGCAGCCAGTGATCCCGATGGCCGAGGCACTGGCGCACATGCCCGACCGCCAACAGCCCTACGCCGCGATGGTCGCGCGAATGTCGTACCAGTCGCCACCGCCGCAGCGCTGGAGCGACCTCATCGTTGGCGTCATCGGACTTGTCGACCCGCTCCTGGCCGCCACCAGCGAAAGCCTCTCCCACTGGAATCCCGCGACCCTTAGCTGGACCACCGCGACGAGATGA